From Acidobacteriaceae bacterium, the proteins below share one genomic window:
- a CDS encoding ECF-type sigma factor produces the protein MEINLTEQLRRYTGQERDIAEAVLREVLPKLHQVATAALRREHLIVPLSPTELINEVWIRNLHKGNWKVNNRNHFYAIAALAMRRVLIDMARSRLAASHGSGVSALSLDAHGLAIPATEPTAESLLLIGSLMENLEKFNPEVARVVDMHYFTGFSIQEVVEITGWTDRQVRSRWRKGQNWLKDRL, from the coding sequence ATGGAGATTAATCTCACGGAGCAACTCCGCCGCTATACCGGCCAAGAGAGAGACATTGCGGAGGCGGTGCTGCGGGAAGTCCTGCCAAAGCTCCATCAGGTCGCGACCGCTGCTCTCCGCCGGGAGCATCTCATCGTCCCGCTCTCACCCACCGAGCTCATCAACGAAGTCTGGATACGGAATCTTCACAAGGGCAACTGGAAGGTTAACAATCGCAACCATTTTTATGCGATTGCTGCGTTGGCCATGCGAAGAGTTCTGATTGATATGGCGCGGAGTCGGCTCGCAGCCAGTCACGGGTCTGGAGTGTCTGCACTTTCCCTTGACGCGCATGGTCTCGCAATCCCCGCGACAGAGCCCACCGCAGAAAGTCTGCTCTTGATCGGTTCTCTCATGGAGAATTTGGAGAAGTTCAATCCCGAAGTAGCGCGGGTCGTAGACATGCATTACTTCACGGGCTTCTCTATTCAGGAAGTCGTCGAGATCACAGGTTGGACTGATCGGCAAGTACGCAGCCGCTGGAGGAAGGGACAGAATTGGCTCAAGGACAGGTTGTGA
- a CDS encoding ArdC family protein, with translation MNTVANSKKPLTKQEVIAANVKLLIEQLEDGHSEALTSYLTAMSRFHNYSFGNVLEIARQMPTATRVAGFYAWKQLGRFVKAGSKGIRILAPIVGVRRKTDTEAAKTDPAYPNKPVLVGFRSAYVFDVSQTEGVDLPEMREVSGDPGENLERLAAFLQSRGIQVVYTEKIAPALGMSYGGRIAILPGQSKAETFATLVHETAHELLHKAERRTTTTKTVREIEAEAVAFVVGKAVGLVTGSASADYIHLYHGNASLLAESLEVIQQTASVILAALESPIAEEDSAATEAPELAEMAA, from the coding sequence ATGAACACCGTCGCCAACAGCAAAAAACCCCTTACCAAGCAGGAAGTCATCGCCGCCAACGTAAAGCTCTTGATTGAGCAGTTGGAGGACGGACACTCCGAAGCCCTCACAAGCTACTTAACCGCCATGAGCCGTTTCCATAACTATTCCTTCGGGAACGTGTTGGAGATTGCGCGGCAGATGCCCACGGCAACCAGAGTGGCCGGATTCTATGCATGGAAGCAGTTAGGCCGTTTCGTCAAAGCGGGCTCGAAAGGCATCCGCATCCTTGCCCCCATCGTTGGCGTTCGCCGCAAGACGGACACAGAGGCCGCTAAGACCGACCCTGCTTATCCGAACAAGCCTGTATTGGTTGGCTTTCGTTCGGCCTATGTCTTCGATGTGTCGCAGACCGAAGGCGTAGACCTTCCGGAGATGCGCGAGGTATCGGGCGACCCCGGCGAAAACTTGGAGCGGCTGGCTGCATTCTTGCAGAGCAGAGGTATTCAGGTTGTTTACACGGAGAAGATTGCGCCAGCCCTCGGCATGAGTTACGGCGGACGCATCGCCATCCTGCCGGGTCAGTCGAAGGCCGAAACCTTTGCCACGCTTGTCCATGAAACCGCGCACGAGCTTTTGCATAAAGCAGAACGTCGCACGACCACCACGAAGACCGTACGCGAGATAGAGGCCGAAGCCGTTGCTTTCGTTGTCGGGAAGGCCGTTGGTTTGGTAACGGGCTCCGCGAGTGCCGACTACATCCACCTGTATCACGGCAACGCATCCTTGCTGGCCGAATCGCTCGAAGTCATTCAGCAGACCGCCAGCGTCATCCTTGCCGCGCTGGAGTCGCCTATCGCGGAAGAAGACAGTGCAGCCACCGAAGCCCCGGAGTTGGCGGAGATGGCAGCATGA
- the mobF gene encoding MobF family relaxase — protein sequence MMTLSKPLSAGQVRTYHEREFASERQNYWSRDQQGHSEWQGQLAKEWGLSGAVGDEQFARLTEGQHPFTEQQMVKHQVSRTYEGKGGKEVTSMEHRAGWDATFSAPKSVSLTALVGGDERVRLAHRESVRVALSELEHYTQARIGNVHAPETTGKFAVATFEHDTARPVEGYAAPQLHTHSVIFNVTERDNGQTRSLQPRELYASQHFVTAIYRSELAARLQQLGYEIERGKYSQPEIKGYSREYLEASSPRREQIKDHLREQGLDGAGAAQVAAHSTRDRKELLSPEEVQRQHRELAALFGHQADHVVAAARERSQQQHQERGPELIAQQSVTYARDHLFEKSAVQDRRALYETALQRGMGEVTYSQVRQEVDRRFESGEFRQASASVRGPQITTAAMLRTEREIIDILHKTNEQPRPMLLNSQNRVDTLSRHPELTPSQHRAVEEVSASFEKIVGMDGVAGAGKTTTLAVIRAGAENEGYAVEGFAPTSRAAQKLGEAGIETSTLQMHLARGEKTDTGEKRLYVLDESSLASTKQMHEFLTRLHPNDRVLLVGDKRQHEAVEAGRPFAQLQQAGMKTVSLDQIVRQKDSELRNVVEQLARGEVGAAVKSLDEQGRVHQFPGREERIDAIAKEYANAPQSTLVVSPDNLSRMEINSRIHAELQQRGVVGKEEYPVQTLVQRQELTGAARTWAEKYEVGDVLRYSRGSKETGIQKGEYARVVGVDAADNRITVALLDGRQQSYDPRRQQGVSVYREEQRAFSVGDRVQFTAPDNEIKIANRELATVERISDGKFNLRMDGGRSVEIDPLRNPHLDHGYAVTSHSSQGQTAERVLVNVDTELGAKDLLNNRMAYVSISRGAQDAQIFTNDREKLPIALGHEVSQQSAHTPKMDVGKAVSPQQDVSQKIGPQSVPQQEISQGFSIGR from the coding sequence ATGATGACGCTTTCCAAGCCGTTATCAGCGGGTCAGGTACGGACGTACCATGAGCGGGAGTTTGCGTCGGAGCGGCAGAACTATTGGAGCCGCGATCAGCAGGGGCATAGCGAGTGGCAGGGCCAGCTTGCAAAAGAGTGGGGACTGTCCGGTGCCGTGGGTGACGAACAGTTTGCTCGGCTGACCGAAGGCCAGCATCCTTTTACCGAACAGCAGATGGTGAAGCATCAGGTCTCGCGCACCTACGAAGGCAAGGGTGGCAAAGAAGTCACGAGCATGGAGCATCGTGCGGGATGGGATGCGACATTCTCCGCGCCGAAGTCTGTTTCGCTGACGGCACTCGTTGGTGGCGATGAGCGTGTACGGCTGGCGCACCGCGAGAGCGTGCGCGTGGCGCTCAGCGAGTTGGAGCACTATACGCAAGCGCGCATCGGCAATGTCCATGCACCAGAAACCACGGGCAAGTTTGCGGTCGCAACCTTCGAGCATGATACGGCGCGACCAGTGGAGGGCTACGCCGCTCCGCAGTTGCATACCCATTCTGTAATCTTCAATGTCACCGAACGCGATAACGGCCAGACACGTTCTCTCCAGCCGCGCGAACTGTATGCTTCGCAGCACTTCGTCACGGCCATCTACCGGTCGGAGTTGGCCGCGCGCTTGCAACAGTTGGGCTATGAGATCGAGCGTGGCAAGTACAGCCAGCCGGAGATCAAAGGCTACTCCCGCGAGTATCTGGAAGCATCCAGCCCACGCCGGGAACAGATCAAAGACCATCTTCGGGAGCAAGGTTTGGACGGCGCGGGAGCCGCGCAGGTCGCGGCTCACTCTACGCGCGACCGGAAGGAGTTGTTGTCTCCCGAAGAAGTCCAGCGGCAGCATCGTGAACTCGCCGCTTTGTTCGGCCATCAGGCAGACCATGTTGTGGCCGCAGCGCGTGAACGCAGCCAGCAACAGCATCAGGAGCGAGGGCCAGAGTTGATTGCGCAGCAGTCCGTTACATACGCGCGTGACCATCTTTTTGAGAAGTCCGCCGTGCAGGATCGACGCGCCCTTTATGAAACCGCGTTGCAGCGCGGCATGGGTGAAGTGACGTACAGCCAGGTGCGGCAGGAAGTGGACAGGCGCTTTGAATCTGGCGAATTTCGGCAAGCGTCCGCATCCGTGCGTGGACCGCAGATTACGACCGCTGCGATGCTGCGCACGGAGCGGGAGATCATCGATATCCTCCACAAGACCAACGAACAACCTCGCCCGATGTTGCTCAACAGTCAGAATCGCGTTGATACCTTGAGTCGCCATCCAGAGCTAACTCCTTCCCAGCATCGTGCTGTTGAGGAAGTTTCTGCTTCGTTCGAGAAGATCGTCGGCATGGACGGCGTAGCCGGTGCGGGCAAAACGACGACGTTAGCTGTGATCCGTGCAGGAGCCGAAAACGAGGGCTATGCCGTGGAGGGTTTTGCGCCGACATCCCGCGCAGCGCAAAAGCTGGGTGAGGCCGGGATTGAAACATCCACGCTCCAGATGCACCTTGCGCGGGGAGAAAAAACGGACACCGGCGAAAAGCGACTGTACGTTCTGGATGAGTCTTCTCTCGCCTCTACCAAACAGATGCACGAGTTCCTGACGCGCCTGCACCCGAATGACCGTGTGTTGCTGGTAGGTGACAAGCGCCAGCATGAGGCTGTGGAAGCGGGCAGACCATTTGCTCAGTTGCAGCAAGCGGGTATGAAGACTGTTTCTCTGGATCAGATCGTCCGTCAGAAAGACTCGGAGTTGCGGAACGTAGTCGAGCAGCTTGCGCGTGGCGAGGTAGGCGCAGCAGTAAAGAGCTTGGACGAGCAAGGGCGCGTGCATCAGTTTCCAGGCCGCGAGGAGCGTATCGACGCGATTGCGAAGGAGTATGCGAATGCTCCTCAGAGTACGTTGGTTGTGTCACCCGACAACCTCTCGCGTATGGAGATCAATAGCCGTATCCACGCTGAATTGCAGCAGCGTGGAGTCGTCGGCAAGGAGGAATATCCTGTGCAGACATTGGTACAGCGTCAGGAACTTACCGGCGCAGCACGTACATGGGCAGAAAAGTACGAAGTCGGGGATGTATTGCGCTATAGCCGAGGTTCAAAAGAGACCGGCATTCAGAAGGGTGAGTACGCCCGAGTAGTTGGAGTCGATGCTGCAGATAATCGGATCACAGTTGCGTTGTTGGATGGACGGCAGCAGAGTTACGATCCCCGCCGACAGCAGGGCGTGTCGGTCTACCGTGAAGAGCAGCGTGCGTTCTCTGTGGGCGACCGCGTTCAGTTCACCGCGCCCGACAATGAAATAAAAATCGCCAACCGTGAACTCGCGACCGTGGAACGAATCAGCGACGGCAAATTCAATCTGCGGATGGATGGTGGCCGTTCGGTTGAGATCGACCCGCTGCGGAATCCGCATCTCGATCACGGCTATGCCGTGACCAGCCATTCCAGTCAGGGACAGACCGCCGAGCGGGTCTTAGTTAATGTCGATACGGAGTTGGGAGCCAAAGACCTGCTCAACAATCGCATGGCGTATGTGTCCATCTCGCGGGGTGCACAAGATGCACAAATCTTTACTAACGACCGCGAGAAGTTGCCGATTGCTCTTGGGCACGAAGTTTCGCAGCAGAGTGCTCATACACCGAAGATGGATGTAGGAAAAGCCGTCTCTCCGCAACAAGACGTAAGCCAGAAGATAGGGCCGCAGTCTGTACCGCAACAGGAAATCTCGCAAGGCTTCTCCATCGGTCGATAG
- a CDS encoding type IV secretion system DNA-binding domain-containing protein, with protein MSAGAMRFPSRGRWLLWLILLFVLGPFVVILPASLWLGWTMNTVQNFYLGTYAACSIAAGTPDRLMEVKWAEKTAPNRKPEALLPEDAVRGSDPRQPLALSPKALSEGWSGVTIVPAQEVRAKELQAYLRDTIYDGDSAWLIFLRPMLYLAAIVLSLYLLWLFFGHKLRLDRKHEQRHGRRTKGPELIAALRSSSDGGVRFQMEREGTLGRFFPHSSFQIPRRLEASHILLMGDTGSGKSSAIRQLLRQVADRGESAIVYDPAMDFVGEFYNPERGDLHLNPLDRRCPWWNLSDEVDELETATTIAAAMLPEKEYEKDFFTAAPRRVLTHLLRYRPHVHQLLKSMSDPAEIMRRLEGTPHAALLDPGAPAQRAGVLSSLNLIADSLELVPRTHQAAPGFSTASWRFQRTRWVFLTSSAAYREKVLPLHAAWLDLFILRMMQPCANPAKPVWFVLDELASLNKLPQLHTAVTENRKYGNPVVLSLQGRSQMEKRYGKDAEAMLSQPATKIFLKTSEPRAAKWISDSIGEIEVERLKESRSMGLLRAKKSFAMEIATKPLVMASEIAGLAPLTGFIKLENHVVPAKFRLAKKESKQPEFLERTLASSQPRKVDAVKTSAPAKAPETKKPVQAALPLEEKPAVKRAGFIWDESKGIE; from the coding sequence ATGAGCGCCGGGGCGATGCGTTTCCCCAGCCGGGGCCGATGGCTTCTGTGGCTAATTTTGCTCTTCGTGCTGGGACCGTTTGTGGTGATCCTTCCGGCATCTCTGTGGCTTGGCTGGACGATGAATACCGTCCAGAACTTCTACCTCGGGACCTACGCCGCCTGTTCCATAGCCGCCGGAACACCCGACAGACTGATGGAGGTGAAGTGGGCCGAAAAGACGGCACCGAATCGGAAGCCGGAAGCGCTGTTGCCGGAGGATGCGGTAAGGGGTTCCGACCCCAGGCAGCCACTCGCGTTGAGTCCAAAAGCTCTGTCCGAGGGCTGGAGTGGGGTGACGATTGTGCCTGCGCAGGAGGTTCGTGCGAAGGAGTTGCAAGCGTACCTGCGGGACACGATCTACGACGGCGACAGCGCATGGCTGATCTTTCTTCGACCTATGCTCTACCTCGCGGCGATAGTCCTGTCCCTTTACCTTCTGTGGCTTTTCTTCGGCCATAAACTTCGCCTTGACCGGAAACATGAGCAGCGTCATGGACGCCGTACCAAGGGGCCTGAATTGATCGCCGCGTTGCGCAGTTCCAGCGATGGCGGTGTCCGTTTCCAGATGGAGCGTGAAGGCACTTTGGGTCGATTCTTTCCCCATAGCAGCTTCCAGATTCCACGGCGTCTGGAAGCCAGCCACATCCTGCTGATGGGCGACACAGGTTCCGGCAAATCCTCGGCCATCCGGCAGCTTCTGCGGCAGGTCGCAGACCGGGGTGAATCCGCCATCGTCTATGACCCGGCTATGGACTTCGTTGGCGAGTTCTATAACCCGGAGCGCGGCGACCTGCATCTAAATCCTCTGGACCGCCGCTGTCCGTGGTGGAACCTTTCGGATGAGGTCGATGAGCTAGAGACGGCTACAACCATCGCCGCTGCGATGCTGCCGGAGAAGGAGTACGAAAAGGACTTTTTCACGGCTGCGCCGCGTCGAGTTCTGACCCATCTTCTGCGGTATCGTCCGCACGTCCACCAGCTATTAAAGTCGATGAGCGATCCGGCGGAGATCATGCGCCGACTGGAAGGAACACCGCACGCCGCGCTGCTCGATCCCGGCGCACCGGCGCAGAGGGCAGGTGTTCTCTCCAGCCTGAATCTCATCGCCGACAGCTTGGAGTTAGTACCGCGCACGCACCAAGCCGCGCCCGGTTTTTCGACGGCTTCCTGGCGGTTCCAACGCACGCGCTGGGTCTTCCTGACTTCCTCTGCGGCCTACCGGGAGAAGGTGCTGCCGCTTCACGCTGCATGGCTCGACCTGTTCATCCTGCGCATGATGCAGCCATGCGCGAACCCCGCGAAGCCGGTATGGTTCGTGCTGGATGAATTGGCGAGTCTGAACAAACTGCCGCAGCTTCATACCGCCGTGACCGAGAACCGCAAGTACGGTAATCCCGTCGTGCTTAGCTTGCAGGGACGCAGCCAAATGGAGAAGCGCTACGGCAAGGACGCTGAGGCCATGCTTTCGCAGCCCGCGACGAAAATCTTCTTGAAAACATCTGAGCCTCGTGCAGCGAAGTGGATCTCCGACAGCATCGGGGAGATCGAGGTCGAGCGGCTGAAGGAGTCACGCAGCATGGGACTGTTGCGGGCGAAGAAGAGTTTTGCGATGGAGATTGCGACCAAGCCGCTCGTCATGGCTTCCGAAATCGCCGGGCTTGCGCCACTCACCGGGTTCATCAAACTGGAGAACCATGTCGTCCCTGCAAAATTCCGGCTGGCAAAAAAGGAGAGCAAGCAGCCGGAGTTTCTGGAGCGGACACTTGCGTCGTCCCAACCGCGCAAGGTGGATGCCGTAAAGACTTCCGCTCCTGCCAAAGCTCCCGAAACGAAGAAGCCTGTTCAGGCAGCTTTGCCGTTGGAGGAAAAGCCCGCTGTGAAGCGAGCAGGGTTTATCTGGGATGAGTCCAAGGGTATTGAGTGA
- a CDS encoding serine/threonine-protein kinase yields MTAIAEDSEQGLWVVTSTLTSTVEGNSVKASGGIYRVFNGRVEKIMNGGFESVVLAGKDVMLATRTSDHRLEYNDLFRFHKQGTQWNAELLLQHQAGTLTVDHQGSILFPCPTGWCELSREQVAGWLTFGTSPLKHRVASGGDALHIVLRDRFGCVWARSFSRGFVGCNKGDVVSLWASELLGPASTYLLQEGPDGRVLAFTSGGLFYGRPDAYHVLRSENGLPDAIRLAFAAQDGTLWMAGWVNGFYRVPYPFQMEYWTQRDGVNGGSAIERVGGKMFYANDGIFSLDASRKSWQRLPGTQSLGTVTALHSMPDGTMYAAAFGHPISRISASGVMVATSVRGEIGRSLEGDDHGQIWMGGQGLFKIRQAGSSLNLVSQNVGHDQVNAVGFDPSHKTLWAYNDERILSIRDGRRSQISADDGLPGGFGVGMAVMSNGDLWLAQAGAHFTWLENPNRDPGKPFRVHLFKETEDIGHAYLNFIGIDHRGWLWRGTNIEDTYVADAAHAKAGLWIRLGIQDGIPVQGTGRGSFFADKDDSVWYSAGNNIVHFHPRDGFATDFSSPKVFLAGMSIGSRGPILAEANQHIPHGENLVAHIGSLQFDRRSALHLRYRLLPEQKAWQNTRGLDLPLGKPSTGNHTLQVQAQFATSSWSETIEDSFAVASPVWLSWPVLAGFCATLSIAAIPFVHWRRKQRERAAKMLPDLAELRLEALSPEVHRLKGRLLNSRYEVGRILARGGFAAVVEGRDLNQSGSPCAIKIFRQELIEKEWMLRRFEQEVAALRRIHHPNVVAVLDSGIADGGLFYLVMELIDGATLRERLDAGSVAQGEIASLLRQIGNALAVIHANHICHRDLKPENFMLRRGVEPGHELVLIDFSIAIVKDPDETMFGLSRAAGTLSYMAPEQAIGYADTSTDIYSLAKILIEMLTGQRLATLLPDASMDLPDCVRELLRGLGMRLSPASIERIAQALEFDPGRRPKDANVFTASIADDLQDSV; encoded by the coding sequence GTGACCGCTATCGCTGAAGACAGTGAACAAGGATTATGGGTTGTTACCAGCACACTGACGTCAACGGTTGAGGGCAATAGCGTGAAGGCCTCTGGTGGAATTTATCGGGTCTTCAACGGACGAGTCGAAAAAATAATGAATGGGGGATTCGAGAGCGTAGTCCTTGCTGGCAAGGATGTGATGCTGGCTACCAGAACCTCTGATCATCGTTTGGAGTACAACGACCTCTTTCGATTCCACAAGCAAGGAACGCAATGGAATGCAGAGTTGCTGTTGCAACATCAAGCGGGTACTTTGACGGTCGATCATCAAGGCTCGATCCTTTTTCCCTGCCCTACAGGATGGTGTGAACTGTCGCGCGAACAGGTGGCCGGTTGGCTGACGTTCGGTACGAGTCCGCTGAAGCATCGGGTTGCTAGCGGCGGAGACGCTTTACATATCGTTCTCCGTGATCGCTTCGGCTGCGTTTGGGCTAGAAGCTTTTCTCGGGGCTTTGTCGGCTGTAATAAGGGTGATGTGGTCTCTTTGTGGGCTTCGGAGTTACTGGGGCCAGCAAGCACCTACCTCTTGCAGGAGGGGCCGGATGGTCGTGTGCTTGCTTTTACTTCTGGAGGCCTGTTTTATGGACGTCCGGATGCGTACCACGTGTTGCGCTCGGAGAACGGTTTGCCTGACGCCATCAGACTCGCCTTCGCGGCGCAGGATGGTACCCTCTGGATGGCTGGATGGGTAAACGGGTTTTACCGTGTTCCTTATCCATTTCAGATGGAGTATTGGACGCAGCGTGACGGAGTAAACGGCGGATCAGCGATCGAACGTGTAGGCGGCAAGATGTTCTATGCCAACGATGGAATATTCTCGCTGGATGCTTCACGCAAAAGTTGGCAGCGACTGCCTGGGACCCAGTCTCTTGGTACGGTTACGGCTTTGCATTCCATGCCCGATGGCACGATGTATGCTGCGGCATTCGGACATCCCATCAGCCGCATCAGCGCATCAGGAGTGATGGTTGCAACCTCTGTACGGGGGGAAATCGGGAGATCCCTCGAGGGGGATGATCACGGTCAAATCTGGATGGGCGGTCAAGGGCTCTTCAAAATACGACAGGCAGGCTCGTCGCTTAACCTGGTTAGCCAAAATGTCGGCCATGATCAAGTGAATGCAGTGGGGTTCGATCCGTCGCACAAGACACTCTGGGCCTATAACGATGAGAGGATTCTCAGCATTAGAGATGGCCGAAGGTCACAAATTAGTGCTGATGACGGTCTCCCTGGCGGATTTGGGGTAGGCATGGCTGTCATGTCGAATGGTGACCTCTGGCTGGCGCAGGCTGGCGCCCACTTTACATGGCTGGAAAACCCGAACCGTGATCCAGGTAAGCCTTTCAGAGTTCATCTTTTCAAAGAGACAGAGGATATTGGCCACGCTTACTTGAACTTTATCGGAATCGATCACCGGGGCTGGCTGTGGCGCGGAACAAATATCGAAGATACGTATGTTGCCGATGCTGCGCACGCTAAAGCGGGTCTCTGGATTCGTCTGGGTATTCAGGATGGGATTCCTGTACAGGGAACAGGACGAGGGTCCTTTTTCGCAGACAAAGATGACTCTGTCTGGTACTCCGCGGGAAACAACATAGTGCACTTCCATCCGAGGGATGGCTTTGCCACGGATTTCTCGTCGCCAAAGGTGTTCCTCGCTGGTATGAGTATCGGCAGTCGAGGGCCTATCCTTGCGGAGGCAAATCAACATATACCGCATGGTGAGAATCTTGTCGCACATATTGGTTCTCTGCAGTTCGACCGCCGCAGCGCGTTGCATCTCCGCTATCGCTTATTACCTGAACAGAAAGCATGGCAAAATACGCGGGGCCTCGATTTGCCTCTAGGCAAACCGAGCACGGGAAATCATACGCTGCAGGTACAAGCACAGTTCGCTACCAGCAGTTGGTCTGAAACGATAGAAGATAGCTTCGCCGTTGCGTCTCCAGTCTGGCTTTCCTGGCCTGTCCTCGCAGGCTTCTGTGCGACATTGAGCATCGCAGCTATACCGTTCGTGCATTGGCGCAGGAAACAGCGAGAACGTGCAGCTAAAATGCTGCCTGACCTGGCAGAGCTTCGCCTCGAAGCACTTTCACCTGAGGTACATCGGCTCAAAGGCCGTTTGCTCAACAGCCGGTATGAGGTTGGGCGAATCCTTGCGCGCGGAGGTTTTGCGGCAGTCGTTGAAGGCCGCGATTTGAATCAAAGCGGTTCGCCTTGCGCTATTAAAATCTTTCGCCAGGAACTGATAGAGAAAGAGTGGATGTTGCGGCGTTTTGAGCAGGAGGTCGCAGCGCTGCGACGCATCCATCATCCGAACGTCGTAGCAGTGCTCGACAGTGGTATTGCAGACGGAGGACTGTTCTATCTGGTGATGGAGCTCATTGACGGAGCAACGTTGCGCGAACGGCTCGACGCAGGAAGTGTCGCCCAGGGCGAAATCGCTTCGCTGCTCCGTCAGATCGGGAATGCTCTCGCGGTCATTCATGCGAATCACATTTGCCATCGCGATCTCAAGCCGGAAAACTTCATGCTGCGACGCGGGGTGGAACCAGGCCATGAACTCGTTCTGATAGATTTTTCGATTGCCATTGTTAAGGATCCCGATGAAACGATGTTCGGTCTCTCACGGGCCGCCGGAACTCTCAGCTACATGGCCCCCGAGCAGGCAATTGGCTATGCTGATACATCCACCGACATTTACAGTTTGGCGAAGATATTGATTGAGATGCTCACCGGCCAACGGCTCGCAACTCTTTTACCTGACGCTTCCATGGATCTCCCCGATTGCGTTCGCGAGCTGCTGCGAGGGTTGGGCATGAGGCTTTCACCAGCATCGATCGAGCGCATCGCTCAAGCTTTGGAATTCGATCCGGGGCGACGCCCCAAGGACGCAAACGTGTTCACGGCGAGCATTGCCGACGATCTGCAGGACAGCGTGTGA
- a CDS encoding ParB/RepB/Spo0J family partition protein gives MQTQVNNATEYRNVSLSLLSESKTNPRRIFEDATLKELAASIRTQGVLSPLLVRSITENGFEIVAGARRYRAAQLAEQPTVPVRIVNLSDAAALEAQLVENLIRAEIHPMEEAQGFRALLDLEEPKYSIEQIAAKVGKSPVFVTSRLKLADLVPAAVEAFYADAIGVGHALLLAKLPADQQEPALKACFKEIYNGGEKPTRVLLPVRNLQLWIDTNIVLALKDAPFDKKDAQLVPAAGSCIDCPKRTGHNRLLFSDIGGKLDSCTDPTCYQAKVAAHVAKTIAAKPSLVQISTAYGQQKEGSTTLPRNKYTEIRDEKPSSKEAAKRPEFKSCKFTTEAIVTDGSEVGTLRKVCTNGACPVHHPKPQRNDRDEERWKAEQEKRRRDEAIANTTGLRVLAAISAAVPVRLMKRDLLFINTQLAELVGEGRLETLAKQHGIKRSKEAENIGKLFAAYLRRADESTLSRVTVELTIVLAASRSNAPSILREAATVYRVDTEAIAQKVKAEFAAKAKAKKETKPAPRPTPKAQKAA, from the coding sequence ATGCAAACCCAAGTCAACAACGCCACCGAATACCGTAACGTCTCGCTGTCCCTTCTCAGTGAGTCGAAGACCAATCCCCGCCGCATCTTCGAGGACGCGACCTTGAAAGAACTCGCTGCTTCCATCCGCACGCAGGGCGTTCTCTCTCCGCTGCTTGTGCGGTCTATTACGGAGAACGGCTTTGAGATCGTCGCGGGAGCGCGGCGGTATCGTGCTGCGCAACTAGCAGAGCAGCCCACCGTTCCCGTCCGAATCGTCAACCTCTCCGACGCAGCAGCGTTGGAGGCTCAATTAGTGGAGAACCTGATTCGCGCCGAGATTCACCCGATGGAAGAGGCGCAGGGATTCCGCGCCTTGCTGGACTTGGAAGAACCCAAGTACAGCATTGAGCAGATTGCCGCAAAGGTGGGCAAGTCGCCCGTCTTCGTGACTTCGAGGTTGAAACTGGCCGACCTTGTACCTGCTGCCGTGGAAGCGTTCTATGCCGATGCCATCGGCGTAGGTCATGCGCTGCTGTTGGCGAAGCTGCCCGCCGACCAACAGGAACCCGCGCTCAAAGCGTGTTTCAAGGAGATTTACAACGGTGGCGAAAAGCCCACGCGCGTCCTGCTGCCTGTCCGCAACCTGCAACTCTGGATTGATACGAACATCGTTCTCGCGTTGAAGGATGCCCCGTTCGATAAGAAAGACGCGCAGCTTGTGCCAGCGGCGGGAAGCTGCATTGATTGCCCGAAACGGACAGGACACAACAGGCTCCTGTTCTCGGACATTGGCGGCAAGCTCGACTCTTGCACCGACCCGACCTGCTACCAAGCGAAGGTTGCCGCGCACGTTGCCAAGACCATCGCTGCGAAACCTAGCCTCGTGCAAATCAGCACGGCCTACGGCCAGCAGAAGGAAGGCAGCACCACGCTTCCACGCAACAAGTATACGGAGATTCGAGACGAGAAGCCGAGCAGCAAGGAGGCAGCCAAACGGCCTGAGTTCAAGTCGTGCAAGTTCACCACCGAAGCCATTGTGACCGATGGAAGCGAAGTCGGTACGTTGCGTAAGGTCTGCACGAATGGCGCTTGCCCCGTCCATCATCCGAAGCCGCAGCGCAACGACCGCGACGAGGAGCGTTGGAAGGCCGAACAAGAGAAGCGACGCCGCGACGAGGCCATCGCCAACACCACCGGGTTGCGCGTCCTCGCTGCTATCAGTGCCGCCGTTCCCGTGCGCCTGATGAAGCGTGACTTGCTCTTCATCAATACCCAACTCGCGGAGCTTGTCGGAGAAGGCCGTCTCGAAACTCTCGCGAAACAACACGGCATCAAGCGGTCGAAGGAGGCCGAGAACATCGGCAAACTCTTCGCCGCCTACTTGCGTCGCGCCGACGAAAGCACGTTGTCTCGCGTCACGGTGGAACTGACCATCGTTCTCGCGGCATCCCGCTCTAATGCACCAAGCATCCTGCGCGAGGCGGCCACGGTCTACAGAGTCGATACCGAGGCCATCGCGCAGAAGGTCAAAGCGGAGTTCGCTGCGAAGGCCAAGGCAAAGAAGGAAACAAAGCCAGCACCGCGACCCACTCCAAAGGCTCAGAAAGCCGCGTAG